The Myxococcus fulvus region CGGGACACGAGGGCGCCGAGGAATGCGTTGGCCTGGCTGCCCAGCTCCGCGTCCTTGCAGTCACCGCTTGCGACGACCATGCGCCGCGATGCCGCGAGTCCGAGTGCGGGAACAACAGCGATGAGAATGATGAGGAGTCTGAGGGCTGACATCTGGAGGTCCGTGGAGTGGTGCCGAGTAACCGTCAAGACAGAGGCTGGACGCGCTGGGGTCGAGGACTAGCGGTTGAAACGACGCACACGCATGCGGGTTCCCGTCTCGGTGCTTTCCTGCCAGGAGAGGATGATTTCGCCAGTGTTCGTGCGTTGAAGTGAGTGGACGCTGGTGAGTGCCGAGCCGTCGTTGGCGAAAGAGCTGTCGTCGAGGGACTCCCACTGCTGTCCAGACCAGCGAGCTGTGTGCAATCGATGCTTTGGGTGGTTGTAGCCTGTCCAGGCGATGAAGGGGGTTCCGGAAGCGTCTGTTTGAAGTGCTGAGCCCGTCATGGCGAGGTCTCCTGAAAGAGGCATCATCATGGGACCCATGAGTGTCCACGTGAATTCATGCCATCTTGAGGTGGTTACTGCTTCGTAACCTTCGGAGTCCGTGTACAACCACGAGATGATAGGCGTGTCGGAGGAGCCTATCGCCAGGGAAACATATGGCTCCTGGTTTTGCACTTCGAGATCTTCTTGAAAGAGAGGCTCCCAGGTGTTGTTGGTGAATTGGCTTGCGTGAATGGCGTTGATGTTGGACGGATTGGTTGCGACCCAGGCCAGCGTAGGTGTGTTGTTGCTCGTGTATTGCAGGGCAGGGGCGCGTGCCCACTGGGTGTGCTCTTGAGTGTTATAGCATGTCCCCAGGATATGCCATTTGTTCGATCCCCACTCAGCGGCACAGATGATTGCGTTTTGTGAGGTGTCTTGCTCTGTCCAAGCTATTGCCGGATGGCCTGATGCAGTCCATGTGAGGTGCGGCGAGGTTTTGTAAGTCTTGGTCTCGTCCTTTCCGATGCTTGTTTCCATTGAGTTCCATTGACTGCCTGACCAGTAGGCGGCGTGAATGCGTTCTTGGTGCGGGCTGGAACTGTGTACCTGCTTCCATGCGACGATTGGATGCCCCTCTGGGTTGAGAAGGAGTGAAGTCTCATAGAAGGTCGAGACGCCTGAGGCGGCTATTCCAGAAGAGCCATAATCAATCCATTCGCCTTTCGTAAAATGCCTAACGCGAAGGTAGCGCTGGGAGGAGGTGGGCCTCGTATCGCGCCATGCGGCAATCAGGTTGCCGGAGATATCGAATGCGTAACTCCCCACGCTCTCGTAGCTGGAGAAAGACGTGCGCGCCCCATCTCCAGTCCCCCACGGAATCCAGAATGGCACCACCCAATCCCATCCACGTGACTCGGGGACCAGGCTGTTCCCCGCCAGGTCCACGACGGTCTCAGTGAGCACCAGTCGAACCGGGTTCGACGGCGCATAACCCTCGCCCGGGGACACCGTCAGCGTCTTCCCATCCCCCGACAGGCCCACCGTCCGGGGCACCTCCGCGTCACCCACCGTGAGCCGGACCGTGGCGCTCGTCACCGTGTCCACCTTCATCGGCTCGGAGAACTCCGCCTGGATGGGCGCCTTCACCCAGACCATCTGCGCGCCCGGCTCCGGCGTCCGCGTCACCAGCCTCGGCGCCGTCCGGTCCACCACCACTTCCCGCGACTCCCCCTCGAACACCGTCTCCCCGAACACCGTCCGGGTCCGCAGCGTGTGCTCCCCCTCCGCCTCCACCGTCGTGTCCCACGCATACACGTACGGAGGCTCCAGCACTGCGAGCACCTCTCCGTCCCGGAGCAGCTCCAGCCGGTCCGGGACATGCCCCGCGACCTCCAGCCGGACCTCCAGGACGCCATTCGTATGGGCCACTCCCGCGGGCGCGACGATGCGCACCTCACTGTTCACGGGAGTGATTGCCGGCACCTCGATACACGCCGGCGAGGACAGAAGAACAGCAGCCACCCAGGGCAGCAGGACAGGTCTTGGAGTGCGCATCACGAGACGTCGGTGCAGGCCCCATTCCGTTGCCCACAGGACAGTCCTCCGCACATAGCAGCCCTCCCTCACCCCCTTCAAACCCCCTGCTTTCAACTGCTTACCCTCGACCCTCTCCCCCTGTGCCCCGGGTGGAATCCACACGGACCCGTCCCGCGCCGGGACCCCCGTCCGGACGAGGAAACCGCTCCGCCGCCCGCCCTCCTGGGGAGCCCCACGGGGCACGGGGCGCCGCCCGCCTTCATCCCCATCTTGCCCGGAGGGTCCGTCGCCA contains the following coding sequences:
- a CDS encoding Ig-like domain-containing protein, with product MNSEVRIVAPAGVAHTNGVLEVRLEVAGHVPDRLELLRDGEVLAVLEPPYVYAWDTTVEAEGEHTLRTRTVFGETVFEGESREVVVDRTAPRLVTRTPEPGAQMVWVKAPIQAEFSEPMKVDTVTSATVRLTVGDAEVPRTVGLSGDGKTLTVSPGEGYAPSNPVRLVLTETVVDLAGNSLVPESRGWDWVVPFWIPWGTGDGARTSFSSYESVGSYAFDISGNLIAAWRDTRPTSSQRYLRVRHFTKGEWIDYGSSGIAASGVSTFYETSLLLNPEGHPIVAWKQVHSSSPHQERIHAAYWSGSQWNSMETSIGKDETKTYKTSPHLTWTASGHPAIAWTEQDTSQNAIICAAEWGSNKWHILGTCYNTQEHTQWARAPALQYTSNNTPTLAWVATNPSNINAIHASQFTNNTWEPLFQEDLEVQNQEPYVSLAIGSSDTPIISWLYTDSEGYEAVTTSRWHEFTWTLMGPMMMPLSGDLAMTGSALQTDASGTPFIAWTGYNHPKHRLHTARWSGQQWESLDDSSFANDGSALTSVHSLQRTNTGEIILSWQESTETGTRMRVRRFNR